A region of Rhodospirillales bacterium DNA encodes the following proteins:
- the grxD gene encoding Grx4 family monothiol glutaredoxin, with the protein MSDVSARIQAEVDNNDVVLFMKGTPVFPQCGFSAAVVEVLDHIGVRFKGVNVLVDPEIRDGIKAFSDWPTIPQLYVKGEFIGGCDIVREMFSTGELQQVLTEKGVALSQAA; encoded by the coding sequence ATGAGCGACGTCTCCGCCCGCATCCAGGCCGAAGTCGACAACAACGATGTCGTGCTGTTCATGAAGGGCACCCCCGTCTTCCCGCAATGCGGCTTCTCGGCCGCCGTGGTCGAGGTGCTCGACCACATCGGCGTGCGCTTCAAGGGCGTCAACGTCCTGGTCGACCCCGAGATCCGCGACGGCATCAAGGCGTTCAGCGACTGGCCGACGATCCCCCAGCTCTACGTCAAGGGCGAGTTCATCGGCGGCTGCGACATCGTCCGCGAGATGTTCTCGACCGGCGAACTGCAGCAGGTCCTGACCGAGAAGGGCGTCGCGCTGAGCCAGGCCGCCTGA
- a CDS encoding BolA family transcriptional regulator produces MPMAADDIARLIREGVPDAEVSIEDLAGDGDHYAATVVSPAFTGKSRIAQHQMVYAALRGRMGGELHALKLTTLAPPR; encoded by the coding sequence ATGCCCATGGCCGCCGACGATATCGCCCGCCTGATCCGCGAGGGCGTCCCGGATGCCGAGGTGAGCATCGAGGATCTGGCCGGCGACGGCGACCACTACGCGGCGACGGTCGTTTCACCAGCTTTCACCGGTAAATCCCGAATCGCCCAGCACCAGATGGTCTACGCCGCCCTGCGCGGACGCATGGGCGGCGAACTGCACGCGCTGAAGCTCACCACCTTGGCGCCGCCCCGCTGA
- the purL gene encoding phosphoribosylformylglycinamidine synthase subunit PurL, translating into MTAREQNPPVKLPNEPAITPAVVAEHGLSPDEYQRLLKIMGRDPTMVELGIFSAMWSEHCSYKSSKVWLKKLPTTAPWVIQGPGENAGVIDIGDGQAAIFKMESHNHPSYIEPYQGAATGVGGILRDVFTMGARPIANVNALRFGEPDHPKTRHIVEGVVAGIGGYGNCMGIPTVAGETNFHRAYNGNCLVNAMTVGVARADRIFYAAAAGLGNPVVYVGSKTGRDGIHGATMSSTEFNDDTESKRPTVQVGDPFVEKLLLEACLELMATDAIVAIQDMGAAGLTSSSFEMADKGELGLEIELDKVPMRETGMNPYEVMLSESQERMLMVLKPGREDMARAIFEKWELDFAVIGRLTDTRRMVLRWHGDVVASIPIPPVVTEAPMYERPWTETALPAAIDAASVPAPADWNATLLKMLGSPDLCGKSWIWRQYDHLVMGNTAIRPGGDAAVVRVPDGNGKALAMASDCTPRYVQAHPETGGRQAVAESWRNLTAVGALPLACTDNMNFGNPQKPAIMGQFAGAVTGMAAACAALDYPIVSGNVSLYNETDGKAILPTPVIGGVGVMPDVAGAVDIALRAPDLALVLVGATAGHLGQSIYLRETAGCEEGAPPPVDLGVERRNGDFVRGRIRAGKVAACHDLSDGGLLIALAEMAMAGGIGATIAIPKDAGCPAHAYLFGEDQGRYLLAVPDAEAAALVTAAATAGVPAARLGVSGGTALTVEGTLSISVAELRRTHEAWLPEYMAGKA; encoded by the coding sequence ATGACCGCCCGGGAACAGAATCCGCCCGTCAAGCTGCCGAACGAGCCGGCGATCACGCCGGCCGTGGTCGCCGAGCACGGGCTGTCGCCCGACGAGTACCAGCGGCTGCTCAAGATCATGGGCCGCGACCCGACGATGGTCGAGCTGGGCATCTTCTCGGCGATGTGGAGCGAGCACTGCTCCTACAAATCCTCGAAGGTCTGGCTGAAGAAGCTGCCGACCACGGCGCCGTGGGTGATCCAGGGGCCGGGCGAGAACGCCGGCGTCATCGACATCGGCGACGGCCAGGCCGCCATCTTCAAGATGGAGAGCCACAACCACCCGTCCTACATCGAACCCTACCAGGGCGCCGCGACGGGCGTCGGCGGCATCCTGCGCGATGTCTTCACCATGGGCGCGCGGCCGATCGCCAACGTCAACGCGCTGCGCTTCGGCGAGCCGGACCATCCCAAGACGCGCCACATCGTCGAGGGCGTGGTCGCCGGCATCGGCGGCTACGGCAACTGCATGGGCATCCCCACCGTCGCTGGCGAGACCAACTTCCACCGCGCCTACAACGGCAACTGCCTGGTCAACGCCATGACCGTCGGCGTGGCGCGCGCCGACCGCATCTTCTACGCCGCCGCCGCCGGGCTGGGGAACCCCGTCGTCTACGTCGGCTCCAAGACCGGCCGCGACGGCATCCACGGCGCCACCATGTCGTCGACCGAGTTCAACGACGACACCGAGAGCAAACGGCCGACCGTGCAGGTCGGCGATCCGTTCGTCGAGAAGCTGCTGCTGGAGGCGTGCCTCGAGCTGATGGCGACCGACGCCATCGTGGCGATCCAGGACATGGGCGCCGCCGGCCTGACGTCGTCGTCGTTCGAGATGGCCGACAAGGGCGAGCTGGGGCTGGAGATCGAGCTCGACAAGGTGCCGATGCGCGAGACCGGCATGAACCCCTACGAGGTCATGCTGTCGGAGAGCCAGGAGCGCATGCTCATGGTGCTGAAGCCCGGCCGCGAGGACATGGCGCGCGCGATCTTCGAGAAGTGGGAGCTGGATTTCGCGGTCATCGGCCGGCTGACGGACACGCGGCGCATGGTGCTGCGCTGGCACGGCGACGTCGTCGCCAGCATCCCGATCCCGCCGGTGGTGACCGAGGCGCCGATGTACGAGCGCCCCTGGACCGAGACCGCGCTGCCGGCCGCGATCGACGCCGCGTCGGTGCCGGCGCCGGCGGACTGGAACGCGACGCTGCTCAAGATGCTGGGCTCGCCCGACCTCTGCGGCAAGTCCTGGATCTGGCGGCAGTACGACCATCTCGTGATGGGCAACACCGCCATCCGCCCCGGCGGCGACGCCGCCGTGGTGCGCGTGCCCGACGGCAACGGCAAGGCGCTGGCGATGGCCTCGGACTGCACGCCGCGCTACGTGCAGGCGCATCCCGAGACCGGCGGCCGGCAGGCGGTCGCCGAATCGTGGCGCAATCTGACGGCGGTCGGCGCGCTACCGCTGGCCTGCACCGACAACATGAATTTCGGCAACCCCCAGAAGCCGGCGATCATGGGCCAGTTCGCCGGCGCCGTGACCGGCATGGCGGCGGCCTGCGCGGCGCTCGACTACCCGATCGTGTCGGGCAACGTCTCGCTCTACAACGAGACCGACGGCAAGGCGATCCTGCCGACGCCGGTGATCGGCGGCGTCGGCGTGATGCCGGACGTGGCCGGCGCCGTCGACATCGCGCTGCGCGCCCCGGATCTGGCGCTGGTCCTGGTCGGCGCCACCGCCGGCCATCTCGGCCAGTCGATCTACCTGCGCGAGACCGCCGGCTGCGAGGAGGGCGCGCCGCCGCCGGTCGACCTCGGCGTCGAGCGGCGCAACGGCGATTTCGTCCGCGGCCGGATCCGCGCCGGCAAGGTCGCGGCCTGCCACGACCTGTCGGATGGCGGCCTGCTGATCGCGCTGGCCGAGATGGCGATGGCCGGCGGCATCGGCGCCACCATCGCGATACCGAAGGACGCCGGCTGCCCGGCGCACGCCTATTTGTTCGGCGAGGACCAAGGCCGCTACCTGCTGGCGGTCCCCGACGCCGAGGCAGCCGCGCTGGTGACCGCCGCCGCCACCGCCGGCGTCCCGGCCGCGCGGCTGGGAGTCTCCGGCGGCACCGCGTTGACAGTCGAGGGCACGCTCTCCATATCGGTCGCGGAGCTGCGCCGGACGCACGAGGCGTGGCTGCCCGAGTACATGGCCGGGAAGGCCTGA
- the purQ gene encoding phosphoribosylformylglycinamidine synthase subunit PurQ: MKAAVLVFPGTNREHDIAGAIERSSGVKPRLVWHGDSDLPKVDLIVVPGGFAYGDYLRCGAMAAHSPVMREVKARAEKGVPVLAVCNGFQIAAEVGLVPGTLMRNAHLQFVCSDVHLKVATSQSLFTNRYQTGQVIRVPVAHAEGNYFADEDTLKRLEDRGQIAFRYCDAAGDTAAGNPNGSIRNIAGVFNDTKTVLGMMPHPENATEALFGGTDGKPMFDALAASLA, from the coding sequence ATGAAAGCCGCGGTCCTCGTCTTCCCCGGCACCAACCGCGAGCACGACATCGCCGGCGCCATCGAGCGCAGCTCGGGCGTCAAGCCGCGCCTCGTGTGGCACGGCGACAGCGACCTGCCCAAGGTCGACCTGATCGTGGTGCCGGGCGGCTTCGCCTACGGCGACTACCTGCGCTGCGGCGCCATGGCGGCGCACTCGCCGGTCATGCGCGAGGTCAAGGCGCGCGCCGAGAAGGGCGTGCCGGTGCTGGCGGTGTGCAACGGCTTCCAGATCGCGGCCGAGGTCGGCCTGGTGCCGGGCACGCTGATGCGCAACGCCCATCTCCAGTTCGTGTGCTCGGACGTCCACCTGAAGGTCGCGACCAGCCAGAGCCTGTTCACCAACCGTTACCAGACCGGCCAGGTGATCCGGGTGCCGGTGGCCCACGCCGAGGGCAACTACTTCGCCGACGAGGACACGCTGAAGCGGCTCGAGGACCGCGGCCAGATCGCGTTCCGCTACTGCGACGCGGCGGGTGACACGGCGGCCGGCAATCCCAACGGCTCGATCCGCAACATCGCCGGCGTGTTCAACGACACCAAGACCGTGCTCGGCATGATGCCGCATCCCGAGAACGCGACCGAGGCGTTGTTCGGCGGCACCGACGGCAAGCCGATGTTCGACGCGCTCGCGGCGTCGCTGGCATGA
- the purS gene encoding phosphoribosylformylglycinamidine synthase subunit PurS — protein MKARVHVTLKNGVLDPQGKAIGNSLHRLGFPEVGEVRQGKYIELELAETDAETARARVGEMCRKLLANTVIENYSIELLG, from the coding sequence ATGAAAGCCCGCGTCCACGTCACGCTCAAGAACGGCGTCCTCGATCCGCAGGGCAAGGCGATCGGCAACTCGCTGCACCGGCTCGGCTTCCCCGAGGTCGGCGAGGTCCGCCAGGGCAAGTACATCGAGTTGGAGCTGGCCGAGACCGACGCCGAGACCGCCCGCGCCCGCGTCGGCGAGATGTGCCGCAAGCTGCTGGCGAACACGGTGATCGAGAACTACAGCATCGAGTTGCTGGGTTGA
- a CDS encoding phosphoribosylaminoimidazolesuccinocarboxamide synthase, giving the protein MSRRRRIYEGKAKVLYEGPEPGTIVQYFKDDATAFNNQKKGTITGKGVINNRISEYLMTRLAEIGVPTHFIRRLNMREQLVRQVEIIPLEVVLRNVAAGSLSTRFGIPEGQQLPRSILEFYYKNDALGDPMVTEEHITAFGWAQPQDIDDIVALALRINDFLTGLFLGIGIKLIDFKIEFGRLYEDEMVRIVLADEISPDSCRLWDLKTNEKMDKDRFRRDLGKVEEAYQEVARRLGILLDPGAGDPRGPATVQ; this is encoded by the coding sequence ATGAGCCGCCGTCGCCGCATCTACGAGGGCAAGGCAAAGGTCCTGTACGAGGGCCCCGAACCGGGAACGATCGTCCAGTACTTCAAGGACGACGCCACGGCCTTCAACAACCAGAAAAAAGGCACGATCACCGGCAAGGGCGTGATCAACAACCGCATCAGCGAGTACCTGATGACGCGGCTGGCCGAGATCGGCGTGCCGACCCATTTCATCCGCCGCCTGAACATGCGCGAGCAGCTGGTGCGGCAGGTCGAGATCATCCCGCTCGAGGTGGTGCTGCGCAACGTCGCCGCCGGCTCGCTGTCGACCCGCTTCGGCATCCCCGAGGGCCAGCAGCTGCCCCGCTCGATCCTCGAATTCTACTACAAGAACGACGCGCTCGGCGATCCGATGGTCACCGAGGAGCACATCACGGCGTTCGGCTGGGCACAGCCGCAGGACATCGACGACATCGTGGCGCTGGCGCTGCGCATCAACGACTTCCTCACCGGCCTGTTCCTCGGCATCGGCATCAAGCTGATCGACTTCAAGATCGAGTTCGGCAGGCTGTACGAGGACGAGATGGTCCGCATCGTGCTGGCCGACGAGATCAGCCCGGATTCGTGCCGGCTCTGGGACCTGAAGACCAACGAGAAGATGGATAAGGACCGCTTCCGCCGCGACCTCGGTAAGGTCGAGGAGGCCTACCAGGAGGTCGCGCGCCGGCTCGGCATCCTGCTCGACCCCGGCGCCGGCGATCCGCGCGGTCCGGCCACCGTCCAGTAG
- a CDS encoding ferritin-like domain-containing protein has product MTIQQITYDAAYDTVAPEDFPAMMAVPRYGRRSAAFDGIISQTHDHFWDPLDNTYIDFATPFDMVNQPILPLDQIVELKSAVADRLDDRQKIQLANDVTHWSISNLLHGEQGALSLSASLCHILVDPGAQEYAANQAREEARHVTGFSRYIQTRWGEPLPVGPTVGNLLTELVTAHEVYKKIVGMQMLVEGLAMGAFATINAKTNDPLLRRLVQLVMSDEAFHHRFGRIWAQRTIGSLTTAEHQKVEDWTAQVFQVLLFNLINAEQKQVIYAKYGLDWEWVRDAVREAFTDDDRRKQMSENTNIFRVLIKTLLHAGIITDRTRPLYAVWVDMKELRAEGDDIPGDAVAEETMVLLREINARRRRIVSKDIAAPRAAE; this is encoded by the coding sequence ATGACCATCCAGCAGATCACCTACGACGCCGCCTACGACACCGTCGCGCCCGAGGATTTCCCCGCCATGATGGCGGTGCCGCGCTACGGCAGGCGCTCGGCGGCGTTCGACGGGATCATCTCGCAGACCCACGACCATTTCTGGGATCCGCTGGACAACACCTACATCGATTTCGCCACCCCCTTCGACATGGTCAACCAGCCGATCCTGCCGCTGGATCAGATCGTCGAGCTGAAGAGCGCCGTGGCCGACCGGCTCGACGACCGCCAGAAGATCCAGCTCGCCAACGACGTCACGCACTGGTCGATCTCGAACCTGCTGCACGGCGAGCAGGGCGCGCTGTCGCTGTCGGCCAGCCTGTGCCACATCCTCGTCGATCCCGGCGCCCAGGAATACGCCGCCAACCAGGCGCGCGAGGAGGCCCGCCACGTCACCGGCTTCAGCCGGTACATCCAGACCCGATGGGGCGAGCCGCTGCCGGTCGGCCCGACGGTCGGCAACCTGCTGACCGAGCTGGTCACGGCGCACGAGGTCTACAAGAAGATCGTCGGCATGCAGATGCTGGTCGAGGGTCTGGCGATGGGCGCCTTCGCCACGATCAACGCCAAGACCAACGATCCGCTGCTGCGCCGGCTGGTGCAGCTCGTCATGAGCGACGAGGCGTTCCACCACCGCTTCGGCCGCATCTGGGCGCAGAGGACGATCGGCAGCCTCACCACCGCCGAGCACCAGAAGGTCGAGGACTGGACGGCGCAGGTCTTCCAGGTGCTGCTGTTCAACCTGATCAACGCCGAGCAGAAGCAGGTCATCTACGCCAAGTACGGGCTCGACTGGGAATGGGTGCGCGACGCCGTGCGCGAGGCCTTCACCGACGACGACCGCCGCAAGCAGATGTCGGAGAACACCAACATCTTCCGCGTGCTGATCAAGACGCTGCTCCACGCCGGCATCATCACCGACCGCACCCGGCCGCTCTACGCGGTGTGGGTCGACATGAAGGAGCTGCGCGCCGAGGGCGACGACATCCCCGGCGACGCGGTCGCCGAGGAGACGATGGTCCTGCTGCGCGAGATCAACGCCAGGCGCCGCCGCATCGTCAGCAAGGACATCGCCGCCCCGCGGGCGGCCGAATAG
- a CDS encoding CoA transferase has protein sequence MKLRGLRVVDLCQFLPGPHLSMMMADHGAEVIKVEPPGAGDPTRSLGPGRDGHAQYFRNVNRGKKSIALDLKNPDGREALLRVLETADVALEAFRPGVAARLGVGYDAVRARNPRIVYASISAFGQTGSMRDSGVHDMSIQAMAGPLSQNVDSAGRPVVPGMASADMSASLMALSGILMALLRARDTGEGDYLDIAMHDTLLAWTPHMSGPVLVEGRAPLPGEERTQGGAALYQIYETADAKWITLGGSEVKFAVNLLTALGRPDLIETAKLPAGPAQRPLRDFLTATFLARTQAEWIAWFEGRDIAFAPMLDLKQAFEKPLVAERDMLLTDEAGNKHIGVPIKFREEPARPGFALSQLGADGPAILAGIGYDAEAIDRMIASGALHVAATADGGAR, from the coding sequence ATGAAGCTGCGCGGTCTGCGCGTCGTCGATCTGTGCCAGTTCCTGCCGGGACCGCACCTCAGCATGATGATGGCCGACCATGGCGCCGAGGTCATCAAGGTCGAGCCGCCCGGCGCCGGCGACCCCACACGCTCGCTGGGCCCGGGGCGCGACGGCCACGCGCAGTACTTCCGCAACGTCAACCGCGGCAAGAAGTCGATCGCGCTCGATCTCAAGAACCCCGACGGCCGCGAGGCGCTGTTGCGCGTGCTGGAGACGGCCGACGTGGCGCTGGAGGCGTTCCGCCCCGGCGTCGCGGCGCGGCTGGGCGTCGGCTACGACGCGGTCCGCGCGCGCAACCCGCGCATCGTCTACGCGTCGATCTCGGCCTTCGGGCAGACGGGATCGATGCGCGACAGCGGCGTCCACGACATGTCGATCCAGGCGATGGCGGGGCCGCTCAGCCAGAACGTCGATTCCGCGGGCCGGCCGGTCGTTCCCGGCATGGCCTCGGCCGACATGTCGGCCTCGTTGATGGCGCTGTCCGGCATCCTGATGGCGCTGCTGCGCGCCCGCGACACCGGCGAGGGCGACTACCTCGACATCGCCATGCACGACACCCTGCTGGCCTGGACGCCGCACATGAGCGGACCGGTGCTGGTCGAGGGCCGCGCGCCGCTGCCGGGCGAGGAGCGCACGCAGGGCGGCGCCGCGCTCTACCAGATCTACGAGACGGCCGACGCGAAGTGGATCACGTTGGGCGGCTCGGAGGTCAAGTTCGCGGTCAATCTGCTGACGGCGCTCGGGCGTCCGGATCTGATCGAGACCGCGAAACTGCCGGCCGGCCCGGCGCAGCGGCCTTTGCGCGATTTCCTCACCGCGACGTTCCTCGCGCGCACCCAGGCCGAATGGATCGCGTGGTTCGAGGGCCGCGACATCGCGTTCGCGCCGATGCTCGACCTCAAGCAGGCGTTCGAGAAGCCGCTGGTGGCGGAGCGCGACATGCTGCTGACGGACGAGGCCGGCAACAAGCACATCGGCGTGCCGATCAAGTTCCGCGAGGAGCCGGCGCGGCCGGGTTTCGCGCTGTCACAGCTCGGCGCCGACGGCCCCGCGATCCTCGCCGGAATCGGTTACGACGCCGAGGCGATCGACCGCATGATCGCGTCCGGCGCGTTGCACGTCGCCGCGACCGCGGATGGAGGCGCGCGATGA
- a CDS encoding VOC family protein → MITGLDHLTLVVDDIDAAVAVHETLLGRRCVWRAAADGMATARLQLGGAALVIVAPSGTGGGGDRLRARLASSGAGLAGLAFAVPDLDAATTLLARRALPASPAVDVRPTADTTAGPPALSFAGVEPAATHGVPMILVQRGDEPILSPLAAGVDEAAAMSGLDHVVIRTPNPDRAVALLGGRLGLDLRLDRANPQWGARQLFFRCGQSVVEVVHRLDRGVGDSPDSLWGLAWRVPDADAAHARLVAAGIDVDEPRAGRRPGTRVFTIRDRRAGAPALVLARV, encoded by the coding sequence ATGATCACCGGCCTCGACCATCTGACGCTGGTCGTCGACGACATCGACGCCGCCGTCGCGGTCCACGAGACGCTGCTCGGGCGGCGCTGCGTCTGGCGCGCCGCCGCCGACGGCATGGCGACGGCGCGGCTTCAGCTCGGCGGCGCCGCGCTGGTGATCGTGGCGCCGTCGGGCACGGGCGGCGGCGGCGACCGTTTGCGCGCGCGGCTGGCGTCGTCGGGCGCCGGCCTCGCCGGTCTGGCCTTCGCGGTGCCAGACCTCGACGCGGCGACCACGTTGCTCGCGCGCCGCGCGCTGCCGGCCTCGCCCGCCGTCGACGTGCGTCCGACCGCGGACACCACGGCCGGACCCCCGGCGCTGTCCTTCGCCGGCGTCGAGCCCGCCGCGACCCACGGCGTGCCGATGATCCTTGTCCAGCGCGGCGACGAACCGATCCTGTCGCCGCTCGCCGCCGGCGTCGACGAGGCCGCGGCGATGTCGGGCCTCGACCACGTCGTGATCCGCACGCCCAATCCCGACCGCGCGGTGGCGTTGCTGGGTGGCCGGCTCGGGCTCGATCTGCGGTTGGACCGCGCCAACCCGCAATGGGGCGCGCGGCAGTTGTTCTTCCGCTGCGGGCAGTCCGTCGTCGAGGTCGTGCATCGTCTCGACCGCGGTGTCGGCGACAGCCCCGATTCGCTGTGGGGTCTGGCGTGGCGCGTGCCCGACGCCGACGCCGCCCACGCCCGCCTCGTCGCCGCGGGAATCGACGTCGACGAACCGCGCGCCGGCCGCCGCCCCGGCACCCGCGTCTTCACCATCCGCGACCGCCGCGCCGGCGCGCCGGCGCTGGTGCTGGCGCGGGTGTGA
- a CDS encoding fumarylacetoacetate hydrolase family protein gives MDISDELTTLLAALRREGRARSGLDPRLVPADPAAAYLVAARVADALGWKVGGWKIAAFKDEMQRALRTTAPIYGRVFAQFVRPSPAAFETAKLLRPLPEVEYAVRLGADLPPRARSYSQDEVAEAVASIHPGLEVAECRFTQDAAFPPLEAILADGSGSGTIVHGPAIDDWRRRDIAGQVVTLTVNGVERRRGSAGAAIDHPLVPLTWLANELSRTGIGMKAGEIVSTGTLTGMIVARAGETHVADFGAFGRIQATFAP, from the coding sequence GTGGACATATCCGACGAACTCACGACCCTGCTGGCGGCGCTGCGCCGCGAGGGACGCGCCCGGAGCGGCCTCGATCCGCGCCTCGTTCCAGCCGATCCGGCCGCCGCCTACCTTGTCGCCGCGCGCGTCGCGGACGCGCTGGGCTGGAAAGTCGGCGGCTGGAAGATCGCCGCCTTCAAGGACGAGATGCAGCGGGCGCTGCGGACGACGGCGCCGATCTACGGCCGCGTGTTCGCGCAGTTCGTGCGCCCGTCGCCGGCGGCGTTCGAGACCGCCAAGCTGCTGCGGCCGCTGCCGGAGGTGGAGTACGCCGTGCGGCTGGGCGCCGATCTGCCGCCGCGGGCGCGGTCGTATTCGCAGGACGAGGTCGCCGAGGCGGTGGCCTCGATCCATCCCGGCCTCGAGGTGGCGGAGTGCCGCTTCACGCAGGATGCGGCGTTCCCGCCGCTCGAGGCGATCCTCGCCGACGGCAGCGGCTCGGGCACGATCGTGCACGGCCCGGCGATCGACGACTGGCGCCGTCGCGACATCGCCGGCCAGGTCGTGACGTTGACGGTGAACGGCGTCGAGCGCCGCCGCGGCAGCGCCGGCGCCGCCATCGACCATCCCCTCGTGCCGCTCACCTGGCTCGCCAACGAGCTGTCGCGCACCGGCATCGGCATGAAGGCGGGCGAGATCGTCAGCACCGGCACGCTCACCGGCATGATCGTGGCGCGCGCCGGCGAGACGCATGTCGCCGATTTCGGCGCGTTCGGCCGGATCCAGGCGACGTTCGCGCCCTGA
- a CDS encoding YkgJ family cysteine cluster protein: MKPPEPIIRPPAAGTISARLRLHVMGRQVEATLEVPTRPVKPQAVLPALQALVDAVVASSERALEGKGRAVSCKAGCGACCRQFVPLTAVEAHHLQRVVERMPGPRRARIEARFADAMRRLRAAGLEALALDSGGLSGAARHAASLAYFKLGIACPFLEDESCSIHPVRPLACREYLVTSPAERCASPTGDAIEPVEVPKLSPLMAGFGGADGAVGAVFALTAALEWAAAHPDTAPERAGPQWVERFLAAIGASGPAGPRG; the protein is encoded by the coding sequence GTGAAGCCGCCCGAACCGATCATCCGCCCGCCCGCCGCCGGCACCATCAGCGCGCGTCTGCGCCTGCATGTCATGGGCCGGCAGGTCGAGGCGACGCTGGAGGTGCCGACGCGGCCGGTCAAACCGCAGGCCGTGCTGCCGGCGCTGCAGGCGCTGGTCGACGCCGTCGTCGCCTCGTCGGAGCGAGCGTTGGAGGGAAAGGGCCGCGCCGTGAGCTGCAAGGCCGGCTGCGGCGCCTGCTGCCGCCAGTTCGTGCCGCTGACGGCGGTCGAGGCCCATCATCTCCAGCGTGTCGTCGAGCGCATGCCGGGGCCGCGCCGCGCCCGGATCGAGGCGCGGTTCGCCGACGCGATGCGGCGGCTGCGCGCGGCCGGGCTGGAGGCGCTGGCGCTCGATTCCGGCGGGTTGTCCGGCGCCGCGCGGCACGCCGCGTCGCTGGCCTATTTCAAGCTCGGCATCGCCTGTCCGTTCCTCGAGGACGAGAGCTGCTCGATCCATCCCGTCCGGCCGCTGGCGTGCCGCGAGTATCTCGTGACCTCGCCGGCGGAACGCTGCGCGTCGCCGACCGGCGACGCGATCGAGCCGGTCGAGGTGCCGAAGCTGTCGCCGTTGATGGCGGGGTTCGGCGGCGCCGACGGAGCGGTCGGTGCGGTGTTCGCGCTGACGGCGGCGCTGGAATGGGCGGCGGCGCATCCCGACACCGCGCCGGAGCGCGCCGGCCCGCAATGGGTCGAGCGTTTCCTCGCCGCCATCGGCGCCAGCGGACCGGCAGGCCCGCGCGGCTGA
- a CDS encoding tyrosine-protein phosphatase: MPPPDDHTDDGRLIELDGTTNTRDVGGYATRDGRIVRHGRLLRSAHLDALTGAGRARFAALPVATVVDFRGREEGAGAPDFTPARRLHVAIEPTIGTHLRRRREAGGIDAAIAAEVMRETYREYVTQRPDAFAAVFHSLLAAPDHATLIHCTAGKDRTGTAAALVLAALDVPRETIVADYLLSNDHWRPKPATTTEWPPEVRQTVLKVRPEYLAAAFDAIDSRWGSLDTFLSDALGVGPAERRELARTLTRGA, from the coding sequence ATGCCCCCGCCCGACGACCACACCGATGACGGCCGCCTGATCGAGCTCGACGGCACGACCAACACCCGCGACGTCGGCGGCTACGCCACGCGCGACGGGCGGATCGTGCGCCATGGGCGCCTGCTGCGGTCGGCGCATCTCGACGCGCTCACCGGCGCCGGACGCGCCCGCTTCGCCGCCCTGCCGGTGGCGACGGTGGTCGATTTCCGCGGCCGCGAGGAAGGCGCCGGCGCGCCCGATTTCACGCCCGCGCGCCGCCTGCACGTGGCGATCGAGCCGACCATCGGCACCCATCTGCGCCGCCGCCGCGAGGCCGGCGGGATCGACGCCGCGATCGCCGCCGAGGTGATGCGTGAGACCTACCGCGAGTACGTGACGCAGCGGCCGGACGCCTTCGCGGCCGTGTTCCACAGCCTCCTAGCGGCGCCGGACCACGCCACCCTGATCCACTGCACCGCCGGCAAGGACCGCACCGGCACGGCGGCGGCGCTGGTGCTGGCGGCGCTGGACGTGCCGCGCGAGACCATCGTCGCCGACTACCTGCTGAGCAACGACCACTGGCGGCCCAAGCCCGCGACCACGACGGAGTGGCCGCCGGAGGTGCGGCAGACCGTGCTCAAGGTGCGGCCGGAGTACCTCGCCGCCGCGTTCGACGCGATCGATTCGCGCTGGGGCTCGCTCGATACGTTCCTGTCGGACGCGCTCGGCGTCGGACCGGCCGAGCGCCGGGAGCTGGCGCGGACGCTGACGCGCGGGGCGTGA